In the Plectropomus leopardus isolate mb unplaced genomic scaffold, YSFRI_Pleo_2.0 unplaced_scaffold25746, whole genome shotgun sequence genome, gtatatattgatttatttatttttatgacatgatttcacactgtgtttgtatttattgtgtctttttttatatggACGGTCTGGAATGAAGAATTGATTAATAGATTGATGATTTAAGAAGTCCTATGTCCGGGAATGTtctgttatttgaaaaaaaaaaaattaaacactgattttttttaaaaaaaagttttttttaaaaaacggatttttttttttaaaagccagaaTGCAGCATCAGATGTGAAGATTTACAGTTGTTTTGTAGATTATTTCTCAGTTCAAGAGCATGGTTTGTGTGTTGACTCATTCAGGTGCGTCAGCAGATGGAGGAGCAGGTGGCTCAGAAGTCCAGTGAACTGGAGCAGTACCTGCAGCGCGTCCAGGAGCTGGAGGACATGTACCATCGGCTGGAGGAGGCCTTAGAGGACGAGAGGCAGGCGAAGCAGGACGAGGAGGCCATGCATAAGCTGCAGGCTAGGtctcaggcacacacacacacacacacacgcacgctctCTCTCACTGGATAATGTGGTTATATACAGAAAGTAAACAGTAATACTAACTTCTGTATGATATGATACAAAGCGTTTAACAGACCTGCAGTCTTTTTTAAGATGTTAATATTCACTTTTCAACACTGTCAGAGTATGAGCATCAAGAATAGACTTGCTGACTGATAAGTTATGCCagttaaaacataaatgatCAATAACTTAATTAACAGTTACCTAGGTTGTTGTATTAGCAGCAAATAAGCCATAGACAGCGGGTATAATGGGGAGCAGTAAACTGATCGCagtaaaacttgaaaaaaaattctcaattAGATGATTAAAAGGTTGCGGACAGATCTTTTTCCACCCATATCCAAATTGCTTTAAAGGACGATTTCCCCTTAATTTGATAGGCTAGATACAGAAACATGGTAAATGCATCGTTTTCAAACAGTTACATCGCAAAACTGCGTACTGCTGTACAGTGTTTGTTTaccaaacaatttttttaataaatttttaatcaaatgtttgttttttcgtttctttaaaataaaatcctcacaaagtctgtgtttaACATTGGTGTCCCACAGCAACTCATCACTCTCATCAGGGTGGGTGGCAGAGGTTTGAGTTAAGATAAAGTCAACAATGAAGGAATATGCAGCAAGTAAACCTCTGTCTTATCCATAGCTCCATTAAAGATGGCTCGTATAACATGATACAGTGGCTCTATGGgtaaagcaatttttaaaatggtcAGTTTTTCTGTATTAATTTCTTCCCATATGACTTCAGATTTAAACAATCCCAGAAAATGTGTAATCTCCAACCTAATTAAGCAAATTTGTTTTACTGCTATCatattttgatacatttattaataaaaaattatggAAGAatctttgattttgtcagtgtgGGATTCCTGCCATAGTCAAAAGACATGCAGATCAGATTTATTGGCAACCGAACATCTAAAGGTGATGTGATGTATGTCCCTGAGTTTTCCACACTTACCTATGTTTTCTGGCTCCTCATTTCAGAATTGGACCTCAGTGGGTAAGATAAACAAATCTGAgcattgtttctgtgtttttgatcCCAGGCTGCTTGAAGAGGAGGCAGCAAAGAGAGCAGAGCTGGAGCAGAtccacctgcagcagcagagggcgCTGTCTCAGACTGAGGCGGAGAAGCAGGAGCTGGTGGCCGAGCGGCTGGCCAAGGAGAGAGACTTGCAGGCAGCCATGCAGCAGCTGGAGAGGCTGGAGAGGGAGCGGCACGGAGCGCTGGAGCAGTACGAGGTCAGGTCACACATGTGGAGGCTTACATTAATCTGAAAGGTCTGGCAAAAACTGTATGTCACTTGGCATCAGAaatggttttattattttttcatgaagcAGAAGAGACTGTTCTTTTATCTGGTTGTAAAACCACTCttattatgttttacatttgCGGAATTTTGTTGATTAATGTTTGATGATTCTTACAAGTAATGTTCAGTATGGAAAATCATGTGAACTGACCTACAGTCAACGAGGAGAAGGTGGGTTAAAATCAGGGTTGgatgatgttttaatttttgatacTAGTGTGAAATGATACAGACTGCTGGATACTTTTTTaatatcttattttgaaaagtaaaggCATGATATTCTTCAGCATCcagttttttatataaaaaaattactaaatgttCAAATACCAGCAGGCACTTTGAAACCCAGATCcatgttttcttgtgctacattcacatgcgtttaaacctctgaactctgagcaaattggtttcttATTCTTTTGCTGGCAAAAACGAGCAACGagccagagggaga is a window encoding:
- the LOC121966744 gene encoding switch-associated protein 70-like — translated: VRQQMEEQVAQKSSELEQYLQRVQELEDMYHRLEEALEDERQAKQDEEAMHKLQARLLEEEAAKRAELEQIHLQQQRALSQTEAEKQELVAERLAKERDLQAAMQQLERLERERHGALEQYE